A window from Drosophila miranda strain MSH22 chromosome Y unlocalized genomic scaffold, D.miranda_PacBio2.1 Contig_Y2_pilon, whole genome shotgun sequence encodes these proteins:
- the LOC108159066 gene encoding MORN repeat-containing protein 3 produces MTNPKRGWGSVVCNMSCHAGGGNGVRSLRYPAGGHGRYQGKWLRNQHHGYGVKSSRRGLVYEGQWQRGQRHGYGSMRRESPDGQVHRLYVGHWRHDKRSGEGKQYYDDGYVYFGQWQMNKRQGRGIHWYADGRVYVGEWLQDAMHGRGVLFSANGKRYVGEFQEGCKSGAGFFDHGKNRIQFGRWVQDICKSSLIRVLKQ; encoded by the exons ATGACAAACCCAAAGCGGGGCTGGGGCTCAGTTGTCTGCAACATGTCGTGCCATGCTGGTGGCGGCAATGGTGTTCGAAGCCTGCGCTATCCTGCCGGAGGACATGGCCGCTATCAGGGCAAGTGGCTGAGGAACCAACACCACGGCTATGGAGTGAAATCGAGCCGTCGTGGATTGGTGTACGAGGGCCAGTGGCAGCGGGGCCAACGTCATGGCTACGGATCCATGCGGCGGGAGTCCCCTGATGGCCAGGTGCATCGCCTCTATGTGGGTCATTGGCGCCATGACAAGCGCAGCGGGGAGGGAAAACAGTACTACGACGATGGATACGTCTACTTTGGTCAGTGGCAGATGAACAAGCGGCAAGGACGCGGCATACATTGGTATGCGGACGGACGCGTCTATGTGGGGGAATGGCTCCAGGATGCCATGCACGGACGGGGCGTCCTCTTCTCGG CAAACGGAAAGCGCTATGTGGGAGAGTTCCAGGAGGGCTGCAAGTCGGGCGCTGGCTTCTTCGACCACGGAAAGAATCGGATTCAGTTTGGTCGGTGGGTCCAGGACATCTGCAAGAGTTCGCTGATACGCGTGCTCAAGCAATAA